One Osmerus mordax isolate fOsmMor3 chromosome 26, fOsmMor3.pri, whole genome shotgun sequence DNA segment encodes these proteins:
- the LOC136935898 gene encoding AP-1 complex subunit sigma-2 isoform X1, producing MQFMLLFSRQGKLRLQKWYVPLSDKEKKKITRELVQTVLARKPKMCSFLEWRDLKIVYKRYASLYFCCGIEDQDNELITLEIIHRYVELLDKYFGSVCELDIIFNFEKAYFILDEFLLGGEAQETSKKNVLKAIEQADLLQESQSEDWGGLPNEEIL from the exons atGCAGTTTATGCTGCTGTTCAGTCGGCAGGGCAAACTCAGGCTTCAGAAGTGGTATGTGCCCCTTTCtgacaaggagaagaagaagattaCCCGAGAGCTGGTGCAAACAGTCCTGGCTCGGAAGCCTAAAATGTGCAGCTTTTTAGAGTGGAGGGATCTCAAGATTGTTTACAAGAG ATACGCCAGCCTGTACTTCTGCTGTGGCATCGAGGATCAGGACAATGAGCTCATCACTCTGGAGATTATCCACAGATATGTAGAGCTTTTGGATAAGTACTTTGGCAGC GTGTGCGAGCTAGACATCATCTTTAACTTTGAGAAGGCCTACTTCATCCTGGATGAGTTCCTGCTCGGGGGTGAGGCCCAGGAGACCTCCAAGAAGAACGTGTTGAAGGCCATCGAGCAGGCAGACCTACTGCAGGAG AGCCAGAGTGAAGACTGGGGAGGGTTGCCCAATGAGGAGATCTTATAG
- the LOC136935898 gene encoding AP-1 complex subunit sigma-2 isoform X2, which translates to MQFMLLFSRQGKLRLQKWYVPLSDKEKKKITRELVQTVLARKPKMCSFLEWRDLKIVYKRYASLYFCCGIEDQDNELITLEIIHRYVELLDKYFGSVCELDIIFNFEKAYFILDEFLLGGEAQETSKKNVLKAIEQADLLQEETETPRSVLEEIGLT; encoded by the exons atGCAGTTTATGCTGCTGTTCAGTCGGCAGGGCAAACTCAGGCTTCAGAAGTGGTATGTGCCCCTTTCtgacaaggagaagaagaagattaCCCGAGAGCTGGTGCAAACAGTCCTGGCTCGGAAGCCTAAAATGTGCAGCTTTTTAGAGTGGAGGGATCTCAAGATTGTTTACAAGAG ATACGCCAGCCTGTACTTCTGCTGTGGCATCGAGGATCAGGACAATGAGCTCATCACTCTGGAGATTATCCACAGATATGTAGAGCTTTTGGATAAGTACTTTGGCAGC GTGTGCGAGCTAGACATCATCTTTAACTTTGAGAAGGCCTACTTCATCCTGGATGAGTTCCTGCTCGGGGGTGAGGCCCAGGAGACCTCCAAGAAGAACGTGTTGAAGGCCATCGAGCAGGCAGACCTACTGCAGGAG
- the LOC136935796 gene encoding retinoschisin-like, translating to MGIVLIGVHTQEEEEVQEEVQEEEQEEEQQEVVQTWTGTVKACTCDCEGGDSPTGTPPAVSPVLATVLAPSSPLGSPLECMPECPYHRPLGFEAGSLTDEQITCSNGDQYIGWYSSWTPGKARLNNQGFGCTWLSKINDNSQWIQIDLREVGVVSGIITQGRCDADEWVTKYSVQYRTVENLNWIYYKDQTGNNRVFYGNSDRSSSVQNLLRPPIIARYVRLLPLGWHTRIALRMELLMCMNKCTV from the exons ATGGGCATAGTCCTAATTGGAGTTCACACGCAGGAG gaggaggaggtgcaggaggaggtgcaggaggaggagcaggaggaggagcagcaggaggtggTTCAGACCTGGACGGGGACGGTGAAAGCTTGCACTTGTGACTGTGAAGGAGGGGACTCGCCCACGGGGACACCCCCCGCCGTGTCACCTGTTCTGGCAACCGTGCtggccccctcttcccccctgggGAGCCCGCTGGAATGCATGCCTG AGTGTCCCTACCACAGACCCCTGGGCTTCGAGGCCGGTTCCTTAACAGACGAGCAGATCACATGCTCCAACGGTGACCAGTACATCGGCTGGTACTCCTCCTGGACCCCTGGCAAGGCCCGGCTCAACAACCAGGGCTTCGG GTGTACCTGGCTGTCCAAGATCAACGACAACAGCCAGTGGATCCAGATTGATCTGAGGGAGGTGGGCGTGGTGTCCGGCATCATCACCCAAGGCCGCTGTGACGCGGACGAGTGGGTGACCAAGTACAGCGTCCAGTACCGAACCGTGGAGAACCTCAACTGGATCTACTACAAGGACCAGACTGGCAACAACAGG gtcTTCTACGGCAACTCGGACCGCTCCTCGTCTGTGCAGAACCTGCTGCGCCCGCCCATCATCGCCCGCTACGTCCGTCTGCTGCCGCTGGGCTGGCACACCCGCATCGCCCTGAGGATGGAGCTGCTGATGTGCATGAATAAGTGCACGGTCTGA